One Osmerus mordax isolate fOsmMor3 chromosome 16, fOsmMor3.pri, whole genome shotgun sequence genomic window carries:
- the zmynd11 gene encoding zinc finger MYND domain-containing protein 11 isoform X3 codes for MNKDVMSRVVKKRQADPKVVQYVWAAIEVIRNQKQIANMDRISKYLSRVFSMHPKETAKQLSLAVKDGLVVETLTVGCKGSKAGIEQEGYWLPGDEMEQKAEGSKMVREQPEEDWEAESHDWYCFECHLPGDVLMCDNCFRVYHLKCLSEEYKPRDGGSHWQCVVCRVSCGSKKKNLSKQEMCKYLRFIIQRMKERAVDLNKKGKDTKHPMYRRLIHTALDVSNIQENLAEGKYKSFDEFKADAQLIVHNTAILFGVHSDQAEIARLLYSDTCHELNELLLCKTCFYLSNARPDNWFCYPCTPSHEVVWAKMKGFGYWPAKILQREDNQVDVRFFGHQHQRAWIPSDNIQDIKVSVQQLQVKRSTGWKKACDELELYQRFQREGRFWKNKMDDRNQEERREPEEAESSISSTSNEQLKVNQEPKAKKSRRSQASEPKEEVSDPEPEMEAVSSSQEIPTTAPQQPEKLSVSTQTRKASGGSPRTLHRSTQTSSEGAACQNMCHEKYTKIFNDVKEMMKADNKRETERVVREALEKLRSEMEEEKRQAVSKAVSGTQAEMERKCKQVKDKCKEELVEEVKKMVAQHKQLISQTKKKQWCYNCEEEAMYHCCWNTSYCSIKCQQEHWHADHKRTCRRKR; via the exons ATGAATAAAGACGTCATGTCACGTGTGGTGAAGAAGAGGCAGGCGGACCCCAAGGTAGTCCAGTATGTGTGGGCCGCCATCGAGGTTATCCGTAACCAGAAACAAATTGCCAACATGGACAGAATCTCAAA GTATCTGAGCCGTGTGTTCAGCATGCACCCCAAGGAGACGGCCAAACAGCTGAGCCTGGCGGTGAAGGACGGCCTGGTGGTGGAGACCCTGACGGTGGGCTGTAAAGGCTCGAAAGCGGGCATTGAGCAGGAAGGCTACTGGCTACCTGGGGATGAGATG GAGCAGAAGGCCGAAGGAAGCAAG ATGGTGAGGGAGCAACCGGAGGAG GACTGGGAGGCGGAGAGCCACGACTGGTACTGCTTCGAGTGCCACCTTCCCGGGGACGTGCTGATGTGCGACAACTGCTTCCGGGTCTACCACCTCAAATGTCTGTCAGAGGAGTACAAGCCTCGCGACGGCGGCTCCCACTGGCAGTGCGTGGTCTGCAGGGTGAGCTGT GGTAGTAAAAAGAAGAACCTGAGCAAACAAGAGATGTGCAAATATCTGCGCTTCATCATCCAGCGcatgaaagagagg GCTGTGGACCTGAACAAGAAAGGCAAAGATACTAAACACCCCATGTACAGACGGCTCATCCACACAGCCCTGGATGTGTCCAACATCCAAGAG aaCCTGGCCGAGGGCAAATACAAGAGCTTTGACGAGTTCAAGGCGGACGCCCAGCTGATTGTGCATAACACGGCCATTTTGTTTGGAG TGCACAGTGACCAGGCTGAAATAGCACGGTTGCTCTACAGTGACACCTGCCACGAG ttgAACGAACTGCTGCTTTGCAAGACctgtttctacctgtccaaCGCACGGCCCGACAACTGGTTCTGCTACCCCTGT aCCCCCAGTCACGAGGTGGTGTGGGCCAAGATGAAGGGCTTCGGCTACTGGCCGGCCAAGATCCTGCAGCGGGAGGACAACCAGGTGGACGTGCGCTTCTTTGGACACCAGCACCAGAG aGCGTGGATCCCGTCAGACAACATCCAGGACATCAAGGTGAGCGTGCAGCAGCTGCAGGTGAAGCGCAGCACAGGCTGGAAGAAGGCCTGCGACGAGCTGGAGCTCTACCAGCGCTTCCAGAGGGAGGGCCGCTTCTGGAAGAACAAGATGGACGACAggaaccaggaggagaggagagagccagaggaggCCGAGTCCAgcatctcctccaccagcaACGAGCAG CTCAAAGTGAACCAGGAGCCCAAGGCAAAGAAAAGCCGTCGCAGTCAAGCCTCTGAGCCCAAAGAAGAAGTCAGT GACCCGGAGCCGGAGATGGAGGCCGTGAGCTCCAGCCAGGAGATCCCCACGACGGCGCCGCAGCAGCCGGAGAAGCTGTCCGTCTCCACCCAGACCCGGAAGGCCAGCGGCGGGTCGCCGCGCACGCTCCACCGCAGCACGCAGACCAGCAGCGAGGGCGCCGCGTGCCAGAACATGTGCCACGAGAAGTACACCAAGATCTTCAATGACGTCAAGGAGATGATGAAGGCCGACAACAAGCGGGAGACGGAGCGCGTGGTCCGCGAAGCCCTGGAaaag ctgcgctctgagatggaggaggagaagcgtcAGGCAGTGAGCAAAGCCGTGTCAGGCACCCAggcggagatggagaggaagtgtAAGCAGGTGAAGGACAAGTGcaaggaggagctggtggaggaggtgaagaagatGGTGGCCCAGCATAAGCAGCTTATCTCCCAGACCAAGAAGAAGCAGTGG TGTTATAACTGCGAGGAAGAGGCCATGTACCACTGCTGCTGGAACACCTCCTACTGCTCTATCAAGTGCCAGCAGGAGCACTGGCATGCTGACCACAAACGCACCTGCCGCAGGAAGAGATGA
- the zmynd11 gene encoding zinc finger MYND domain-containing protein 11 isoform X2, with translation MNKDVMSRVVKKRQADPKVVQYVWAAIEVIRNQKQIANMDRISKYLSRVFSMHPKETAKQLSLAVKDGLVVETLTVGCKGSKAGIEQEGYWLPGDEMEQKAEGSKMVREQPEEDWEAESHDWYCFECHLPGDVLMCDNCFRVYHLKCLSEEYKPRDGGSHWQCVVCRGSKKKNLSKQEMCKYLRFIIQRMKERAVDLNKKGKDTKHPMYRRLIHTALDVSNIQENLAEGKYKSFDEFKADAQLIVHNTAILFGVHSDQAEIARLLYSDTCHELNELLLCKTCFYLSNARPDNWFCYPCTPSHEVVWAKMKGFGYWPAKILQREDNQVDVRFFGHQHQRAWIPSDNIQDIKVSVQQLQVKRSTGWKKACDELELYQRFQREGRFWKNKMDDRNQEERREPEEAESSISSTSNEQVRQLKVNQEPKAKKSRRSQASEPKEEVSDPEPEMEAVSSSQEIPTTAPQQPEKLSVSTQTRKASGGSPRTLHRSTQTSSEGAACQNMCHEKYTKIFNDVKEMMKADNKRETERVVREALEKLRSEMEEEKRQAVSKAVSGTQAEMERKCKQVKDKCKEELVEEVKKMVAQHKQLISQTKKKQWCYNCEEEAMYHCCWNTSYCSIKCQQEHWHADHKRTCRRKR, from the exons ATGAATAAAGACGTCATGTCACGTGTGGTGAAGAAGAGGCAGGCGGACCCCAAGGTAGTCCAGTATGTGTGGGCCGCCATCGAGGTTATCCGTAACCAGAAACAAATTGCCAACATGGACAGAATCTCAAA GTATCTGAGCCGTGTGTTCAGCATGCACCCCAAGGAGACGGCCAAACAGCTGAGCCTGGCGGTGAAGGACGGCCTGGTGGTGGAGACCCTGACGGTGGGCTGTAAAGGCTCGAAAGCGGGCATTGAGCAGGAAGGCTACTGGCTACCTGGGGATGAGATG GAGCAGAAGGCCGAAGGAAGCAAG ATGGTGAGGGAGCAACCGGAGGAG GACTGGGAGGCGGAGAGCCACGACTGGTACTGCTTCGAGTGCCACCTTCCCGGGGACGTGCTGATGTGCGACAACTGCTTCCGGGTCTACCACCTCAAATGTCTGTCAGAGGAGTACAAGCCTCGCGACGGCGGCTCCCACTGGCAGTGCGTGGTCTGCAGG GGTAGTAAAAAGAAGAACCTGAGCAAACAAGAGATGTGCAAATATCTGCGCTTCATCATCCAGCGcatgaaagagagg GCTGTGGACCTGAACAAGAAAGGCAAAGATACTAAACACCCCATGTACAGACGGCTCATCCACACAGCCCTGGATGTGTCCAACATCCAAGAG aaCCTGGCCGAGGGCAAATACAAGAGCTTTGACGAGTTCAAGGCGGACGCCCAGCTGATTGTGCATAACACGGCCATTTTGTTTGGAG TGCACAGTGACCAGGCTGAAATAGCACGGTTGCTCTACAGTGACACCTGCCACGAG ttgAACGAACTGCTGCTTTGCAAGACctgtttctacctgtccaaCGCACGGCCCGACAACTGGTTCTGCTACCCCTGT aCCCCCAGTCACGAGGTGGTGTGGGCCAAGATGAAGGGCTTCGGCTACTGGCCGGCCAAGATCCTGCAGCGGGAGGACAACCAGGTGGACGTGCGCTTCTTTGGACACCAGCACCAGAG aGCGTGGATCCCGTCAGACAACATCCAGGACATCAAGGTGAGCGTGCAGCAGCTGCAGGTGAAGCGCAGCACAGGCTGGAAGAAGGCCTGCGACGAGCTGGAGCTCTACCAGCGCTTCCAGAGGGAGGGCCGCTTCTGGAAGAACAAGATGGACGACAggaaccaggaggagaggagagagccagaggaggCCGAGTCCAgcatctcctccaccagcaACGAGCAGGTCCGACAG CTCAAAGTGAACCAGGAGCCCAAGGCAAAGAAAAGCCGTCGCAGTCAAGCCTCTGAGCCCAAAGAAGAAGTCAGT GACCCGGAGCCGGAGATGGAGGCCGTGAGCTCCAGCCAGGAGATCCCCACGACGGCGCCGCAGCAGCCGGAGAAGCTGTCCGTCTCCACCCAGACCCGGAAGGCCAGCGGCGGGTCGCCGCGCACGCTCCACCGCAGCACGCAGACCAGCAGCGAGGGCGCCGCGTGCCAGAACATGTGCCACGAGAAGTACACCAAGATCTTCAATGACGTCAAGGAGATGATGAAGGCCGACAACAAGCGGGAGACGGAGCGCGTGGTCCGCGAAGCCCTGGAaaag ctgcgctctgagatggaggaggagaagcgtcAGGCAGTGAGCAAAGCCGTGTCAGGCACCCAggcggagatggagaggaagtgtAAGCAGGTGAAGGACAAGTGcaaggaggagctggtggaggaggtgaagaagatGGTGGCCCAGCATAAGCAGCTTATCTCCCAGACCAAGAAGAAGCAGTGG TGTTATAACTGCGAGGAAGAGGCCATGTACCACTGCTGCTGGAACACCTCCTACTGCTCTATCAAGTGCCAGCAGGAGCACTGGCATGCTGACCACAAACGCACCTGCCGCAGGAAGAGATGA
- the zmynd11 gene encoding zinc finger MYND domain-containing protein 11 isoform X1 has protein sequence MNKDVMSRVVKKRQADPKVVQYVWAAIEVIRNQKQIANMDRISKYLSRVFSMHPKETAKQLSLAVKDGLVVETLTVGCKGSKAGIEQEGYWLPGDEMEQKAEGSKMVREQPEEDWEAESHDWYCFECHLPGDVLMCDNCFRVYHLKCLSEEYKPRDGGSHWQCVVCRVSCGSKKKNLSKQEMCKYLRFIIQRMKERAVDLNKKGKDTKHPMYRRLIHTALDVSNIQENLAEGKYKSFDEFKADAQLIVHNTAILFGVHSDQAEIARLLYSDTCHELNELLLCKTCFYLSNARPDNWFCYPCTPSHEVVWAKMKGFGYWPAKILQREDNQVDVRFFGHQHQRAWIPSDNIQDIKVSVQQLQVKRSTGWKKACDELELYQRFQREGRFWKNKMDDRNQEERREPEEAESSISSTSNEQVRQLKVNQEPKAKKSRRSQASEPKEEVSDPEPEMEAVSSSQEIPTTAPQQPEKLSVSTQTRKASGGSPRTLHRSTQTSSEGAACQNMCHEKYTKIFNDVKEMMKADNKRETERVVREALEKLRSEMEEEKRQAVSKAVSGTQAEMERKCKQVKDKCKEELVEEVKKMVAQHKQLISQTKKKQWCYNCEEEAMYHCCWNTSYCSIKCQQEHWHADHKRTCRRKR, from the exons ATGAATAAAGACGTCATGTCACGTGTGGTGAAGAAGAGGCAGGCGGACCCCAAGGTAGTCCAGTATGTGTGGGCCGCCATCGAGGTTATCCGTAACCAGAAACAAATTGCCAACATGGACAGAATCTCAAA GTATCTGAGCCGTGTGTTCAGCATGCACCCCAAGGAGACGGCCAAACAGCTGAGCCTGGCGGTGAAGGACGGCCTGGTGGTGGAGACCCTGACGGTGGGCTGTAAAGGCTCGAAAGCGGGCATTGAGCAGGAAGGCTACTGGCTACCTGGGGATGAGATG GAGCAGAAGGCCGAAGGAAGCAAG ATGGTGAGGGAGCAACCGGAGGAG GACTGGGAGGCGGAGAGCCACGACTGGTACTGCTTCGAGTGCCACCTTCCCGGGGACGTGCTGATGTGCGACAACTGCTTCCGGGTCTACCACCTCAAATGTCTGTCAGAGGAGTACAAGCCTCGCGACGGCGGCTCCCACTGGCAGTGCGTGGTCTGCAGGGTGAGCTGT GGTAGTAAAAAGAAGAACCTGAGCAAACAAGAGATGTGCAAATATCTGCGCTTCATCATCCAGCGcatgaaagagagg GCTGTGGACCTGAACAAGAAAGGCAAAGATACTAAACACCCCATGTACAGACGGCTCATCCACACAGCCCTGGATGTGTCCAACATCCAAGAG aaCCTGGCCGAGGGCAAATACAAGAGCTTTGACGAGTTCAAGGCGGACGCCCAGCTGATTGTGCATAACACGGCCATTTTGTTTGGAG TGCACAGTGACCAGGCTGAAATAGCACGGTTGCTCTACAGTGACACCTGCCACGAG ttgAACGAACTGCTGCTTTGCAAGACctgtttctacctgtccaaCGCACGGCCCGACAACTGGTTCTGCTACCCCTGT aCCCCCAGTCACGAGGTGGTGTGGGCCAAGATGAAGGGCTTCGGCTACTGGCCGGCCAAGATCCTGCAGCGGGAGGACAACCAGGTGGACGTGCGCTTCTTTGGACACCAGCACCAGAG aGCGTGGATCCCGTCAGACAACATCCAGGACATCAAGGTGAGCGTGCAGCAGCTGCAGGTGAAGCGCAGCACAGGCTGGAAGAAGGCCTGCGACGAGCTGGAGCTCTACCAGCGCTTCCAGAGGGAGGGCCGCTTCTGGAAGAACAAGATGGACGACAggaaccaggaggagaggagagagccagaggaggCCGAGTCCAgcatctcctccaccagcaACGAGCAGGTCCGACAG CTCAAAGTGAACCAGGAGCCCAAGGCAAAGAAAAGCCGTCGCAGTCAAGCCTCTGAGCCCAAAGAAGAAGTCAGT GACCCGGAGCCGGAGATGGAGGCCGTGAGCTCCAGCCAGGAGATCCCCACGACGGCGCCGCAGCAGCCGGAGAAGCTGTCCGTCTCCACCCAGACCCGGAAGGCCAGCGGCGGGTCGCCGCGCACGCTCCACCGCAGCACGCAGACCAGCAGCGAGGGCGCCGCGTGCCAGAACATGTGCCACGAGAAGTACACCAAGATCTTCAATGACGTCAAGGAGATGATGAAGGCCGACAACAAGCGGGAGACGGAGCGCGTGGTCCGCGAAGCCCTGGAaaag ctgcgctctgagatggaggaggagaagcgtcAGGCAGTGAGCAAAGCCGTGTCAGGCACCCAggcggagatggagaggaagtgtAAGCAGGTGAAGGACAAGTGcaaggaggagctggtggaggaggtgaagaagatGGTGGCCCAGCATAAGCAGCTTATCTCCCAGACCAAGAAGAAGCAGTGG TGTTATAACTGCGAGGAAGAGGCCATGTACCACTGCTGCTGGAACACCTCCTACTGCTCTATCAAGTGCCAGCAGGAGCACTGGCATGCTGACCACAAACGCACCTGCCGCAGGAAGAGATGA
- the zmynd11 gene encoding zinc finger MYND domain-containing protein 11 isoform X5 has product MNKDVMSRVVKKRQADPKVVQYVWAAIEVIRNQKQIANMDRISKYLSRVFSMHPKETAKQLSLAVKDGLVVETLTVGCKGSKAGIEQEGYWLPGDEMMVREQPEEDWEAESHDWYCFECHLPGDVLMCDNCFRVYHLKCLSEEYKPRDGGSHWQCVVCRVSCGSKKKNLSKQEMCKYLRFIIQRMKERAVDLNKKGKDTKHPMYRRLIHTALDVSNIQENLAEGKYKSFDEFKADAQLIVHNTAILFGVHSDQAEIARLLYSDTCHELNELLLCKTCFYLSNARPDNWFCYPCTPSHEVVWAKMKGFGYWPAKILQREDNQVDVRFFGHQHQRAWIPSDNIQDIKVSVQQLQVKRSTGWKKACDELELYQRFQREGRFWKNKMDDRNQEERREPEEAESSISSTSNEQVRQLKVNQEPKAKKSRRSQASEPKEEVSDPEPEMEAVSSSQEIPTTAPQQPEKLSVSTQTRKASGGSPRTLHRSTQTSSEGAACQNMCHEKYTKIFNDVKEMMKADNKRETERVVREALEKLRSEMEEEKRQAVSKAVSGTQAEMERKCKQVKDKCKEELVEEVKKMVAQHKQLISQTKKKQWCYNCEEEAMYHCCWNTSYCSIKCQQEHWHADHKRTCRRKR; this is encoded by the exons ATGAATAAAGACGTCATGTCACGTGTGGTGAAGAAGAGGCAGGCGGACCCCAAGGTAGTCCAGTATGTGTGGGCCGCCATCGAGGTTATCCGTAACCAGAAACAAATTGCCAACATGGACAGAATCTCAAA GTATCTGAGCCGTGTGTTCAGCATGCACCCCAAGGAGACGGCCAAACAGCTGAGCCTGGCGGTGAAGGACGGCCTGGTGGTGGAGACCCTGACGGTGGGCTGTAAAGGCTCGAAAGCGGGCATTGAGCAGGAAGGCTACTGGCTACCTGGGGATGAGATG ATGGTGAGGGAGCAACCGGAGGAG GACTGGGAGGCGGAGAGCCACGACTGGTACTGCTTCGAGTGCCACCTTCCCGGGGACGTGCTGATGTGCGACAACTGCTTCCGGGTCTACCACCTCAAATGTCTGTCAGAGGAGTACAAGCCTCGCGACGGCGGCTCCCACTGGCAGTGCGTGGTCTGCAGGGTGAGCTGT GGTAGTAAAAAGAAGAACCTGAGCAAACAAGAGATGTGCAAATATCTGCGCTTCATCATCCAGCGcatgaaagagagg GCTGTGGACCTGAACAAGAAAGGCAAAGATACTAAACACCCCATGTACAGACGGCTCATCCACACAGCCCTGGATGTGTCCAACATCCAAGAG aaCCTGGCCGAGGGCAAATACAAGAGCTTTGACGAGTTCAAGGCGGACGCCCAGCTGATTGTGCATAACACGGCCATTTTGTTTGGAG TGCACAGTGACCAGGCTGAAATAGCACGGTTGCTCTACAGTGACACCTGCCACGAG ttgAACGAACTGCTGCTTTGCAAGACctgtttctacctgtccaaCGCACGGCCCGACAACTGGTTCTGCTACCCCTGT aCCCCCAGTCACGAGGTGGTGTGGGCCAAGATGAAGGGCTTCGGCTACTGGCCGGCCAAGATCCTGCAGCGGGAGGACAACCAGGTGGACGTGCGCTTCTTTGGACACCAGCACCAGAG aGCGTGGATCCCGTCAGACAACATCCAGGACATCAAGGTGAGCGTGCAGCAGCTGCAGGTGAAGCGCAGCACAGGCTGGAAGAAGGCCTGCGACGAGCTGGAGCTCTACCAGCGCTTCCAGAGGGAGGGCCGCTTCTGGAAGAACAAGATGGACGACAggaaccaggaggagaggagagagccagaggaggCCGAGTCCAgcatctcctccaccagcaACGAGCAGGTCCGACAG CTCAAAGTGAACCAGGAGCCCAAGGCAAAGAAAAGCCGTCGCAGTCAAGCCTCTGAGCCCAAAGAAGAAGTCAGT GACCCGGAGCCGGAGATGGAGGCCGTGAGCTCCAGCCAGGAGATCCCCACGACGGCGCCGCAGCAGCCGGAGAAGCTGTCCGTCTCCACCCAGACCCGGAAGGCCAGCGGCGGGTCGCCGCGCACGCTCCACCGCAGCACGCAGACCAGCAGCGAGGGCGCCGCGTGCCAGAACATGTGCCACGAGAAGTACACCAAGATCTTCAATGACGTCAAGGAGATGATGAAGGCCGACAACAAGCGGGAGACGGAGCGCGTGGTCCGCGAAGCCCTGGAaaag ctgcgctctgagatggaggaggagaagcgtcAGGCAGTGAGCAAAGCCGTGTCAGGCACCCAggcggagatggagaggaagtgtAAGCAGGTGAAGGACAAGTGcaaggaggagctggtggaggaggtgaagaagatGGTGGCCCAGCATAAGCAGCTTATCTCCCAGACCAAGAAGAAGCAGTGG TGTTATAACTGCGAGGAAGAGGCCATGTACCACTGCTGCTGGAACACCTCCTACTGCTCTATCAAGTGCCAGCAGGAGCACTGGCATGCTGACCACAAACGCACCTGCCGCAGGAAGAGATGA
- the zmynd11 gene encoding zinc finger MYND domain-containing protein 11 isoform X4 produces the protein MNKDVMSRVVKKRQADPKVVQYVWAAIEVIRNQKQIANMDRISKYLSRVFSMHPKETAKQLSLAVKDGLVVETLTVGCKGSKAGIEQEGYWLPGDEMEQKAEGSKMVREQPEEDWEAESHDWYCFECHLPGDVLMCDNCFRVYHLKCLSEEYKPRDGGSHWQCVVCRGSKKKNLSKQEMCKYLRFIIQRMKERAVDLNKKGKDTKHPMYRRLIHTALDVSNIQENLAEGKYKSFDEFKADAQLIVHNTAILFGVHSDQAEIARLLYSDTCHELNELLLCKTCFYLSNARPDNWFCYPCTPSHEVVWAKMKGFGYWPAKILQREDNQVDVRFFGHQHQRAWIPSDNIQDIKVSVQQLQVKRSTGWKKACDELELYQRFQREGRFWKNKMDDRNQEERREPEEAESSISSTSNEQLKVNQEPKAKKSRRSQASEPKEEVSDPEPEMEAVSSSQEIPTTAPQQPEKLSVSTQTRKASGGSPRTLHRSTQTSSEGAACQNMCHEKYTKIFNDVKEMMKADNKRETERVVREALEKLRSEMEEEKRQAVSKAVSGTQAEMERKCKQVKDKCKEELVEEVKKMVAQHKQLISQTKKKQWCYNCEEEAMYHCCWNTSYCSIKCQQEHWHADHKRTCRRKR, from the exons ATGAATAAAGACGTCATGTCACGTGTGGTGAAGAAGAGGCAGGCGGACCCCAAGGTAGTCCAGTATGTGTGGGCCGCCATCGAGGTTATCCGTAACCAGAAACAAATTGCCAACATGGACAGAATCTCAAA GTATCTGAGCCGTGTGTTCAGCATGCACCCCAAGGAGACGGCCAAACAGCTGAGCCTGGCGGTGAAGGACGGCCTGGTGGTGGAGACCCTGACGGTGGGCTGTAAAGGCTCGAAAGCGGGCATTGAGCAGGAAGGCTACTGGCTACCTGGGGATGAGATG GAGCAGAAGGCCGAAGGAAGCAAG ATGGTGAGGGAGCAACCGGAGGAG GACTGGGAGGCGGAGAGCCACGACTGGTACTGCTTCGAGTGCCACCTTCCCGGGGACGTGCTGATGTGCGACAACTGCTTCCGGGTCTACCACCTCAAATGTCTGTCAGAGGAGTACAAGCCTCGCGACGGCGGCTCCCACTGGCAGTGCGTGGTCTGCAGG GGTAGTAAAAAGAAGAACCTGAGCAAACAAGAGATGTGCAAATATCTGCGCTTCATCATCCAGCGcatgaaagagagg GCTGTGGACCTGAACAAGAAAGGCAAAGATACTAAACACCCCATGTACAGACGGCTCATCCACACAGCCCTGGATGTGTCCAACATCCAAGAG aaCCTGGCCGAGGGCAAATACAAGAGCTTTGACGAGTTCAAGGCGGACGCCCAGCTGATTGTGCATAACACGGCCATTTTGTTTGGAG TGCACAGTGACCAGGCTGAAATAGCACGGTTGCTCTACAGTGACACCTGCCACGAG ttgAACGAACTGCTGCTTTGCAAGACctgtttctacctgtccaaCGCACGGCCCGACAACTGGTTCTGCTACCCCTGT aCCCCCAGTCACGAGGTGGTGTGGGCCAAGATGAAGGGCTTCGGCTACTGGCCGGCCAAGATCCTGCAGCGGGAGGACAACCAGGTGGACGTGCGCTTCTTTGGACACCAGCACCAGAG aGCGTGGATCCCGTCAGACAACATCCAGGACATCAAGGTGAGCGTGCAGCAGCTGCAGGTGAAGCGCAGCACAGGCTGGAAGAAGGCCTGCGACGAGCTGGAGCTCTACCAGCGCTTCCAGAGGGAGGGCCGCTTCTGGAAGAACAAGATGGACGACAggaaccaggaggagaggagagagccagaggaggCCGAGTCCAgcatctcctccaccagcaACGAGCAG CTCAAAGTGAACCAGGAGCCCAAGGCAAAGAAAAGCCGTCGCAGTCAAGCCTCTGAGCCCAAAGAAGAAGTCAGT GACCCGGAGCCGGAGATGGAGGCCGTGAGCTCCAGCCAGGAGATCCCCACGACGGCGCCGCAGCAGCCGGAGAAGCTGTCCGTCTCCACCCAGACCCGGAAGGCCAGCGGCGGGTCGCCGCGCACGCTCCACCGCAGCACGCAGACCAGCAGCGAGGGCGCCGCGTGCCAGAACATGTGCCACGAGAAGTACACCAAGATCTTCAATGACGTCAAGGAGATGATGAAGGCCGACAACAAGCGGGAGACGGAGCGCGTGGTCCGCGAAGCCCTGGAaaag ctgcgctctgagatggaggaggagaagcgtcAGGCAGTGAGCAAAGCCGTGTCAGGCACCCAggcggagatggagaggaagtgtAAGCAGGTGAAGGACAAGTGcaaggaggagctggtggaggaggtgaagaagatGGTGGCCCAGCATAAGCAGCTTATCTCCCAGACCAAGAAGAAGCAGTGG TGTTATAACTGCGAGGAAGAGGCCATGTACCACTGCTGCTGGAACACCTCCTACTGCTCTATCAAGTGCCAGCAGGAGCACTGGCATGCTGACCACAAACGCACCTGCCGCAGGAAGAGATGA